A DNA window from Hordeum vulgare subsp. vulgare chromosome 1H, MorexV3_pseudomolecules_assembly, whole genome shotgun sequence contains the following coding sequences:
- the LOC123438385 gene encoding 3-hydroxyisobutyryl-CoA hydrolase-like protein 2, mitochondrial encodes MPSLAAAAAARRAGEALRRGVVGGRYLSSLRPSPATPAAHDSDEVLVEGKASARASVLNRPGHLNALTTTMGARLNKFYESWEDSPDIGFVMMKGSGRAFCAGGDVVGLRQLINEGKLDESKDFFRTLYSFIYVLGTYLKPHVAILDGVTMGGGGGVSIPGTFRVATDRTVFATPEVHIGFHPDAAASFYLSHLTGHVGEYLALTGEKLNGVDMLALGLATHYSMSDHLDLVDERLAKLVTDDPSVIDSSLAQYGDLVYPDKTSIVHRLAVIDKCFSHETVEEIVDALESEAAQLNEEWCTLALKRLKEASPLALKVSLRSIREGRYQTLDECLVREYRMSVNGISKPLYHDFCEGVRARLVDKDLTPKWDPPALEFVSEDMVDSYFAPLGEFEPELKLPTEQREAFI; translated from the exons ATGCccagcctcgccgccgccgctgccgctcgccgCGCCGGGGAGGCCCTCCGCCGCGGCGTCGTCGGCGGTAGGTATCTCTCTTCCCTCCGCCCGTCACCCGCTACTCCTGCCGCCCACGACAGCGACGAG GTGCTGGTGGAAGGCAAGGCCAGTGCCCGCGCCTCCGTGCTCAACCGCCCCGGCCATCTCAACGCCCTCACCACCACTATG GGAGCTAGGCTCAACAAGTTCTACGAATCATGGGAGGACAGCCCTGACATTGGTTTCGTCATGATGAAG GGCAGCGGCCGAGCATTCTGTGCTGGTGGGGATGTTGTTGGATTGCGCCAACTTATCAATGAAG GCAAGCTGGACGAGTCTAAAGATTTTTTCAGGACTTTGTACAGTTTCATCTATGTTCTAGGCACATACTTAAAACCACAT GTTGCCATTCTTGACGGTGTTACtatgggtggtggaggaggtgtttCCATTCCTGGAACATTTCGCGTTGCCACTGATAGAACA GTGTTTGCCACTCCAGAAGTACATATTGGCTTTCATCCGGATGCTGCTGCCTCCTTTTATTTGTCACACCTAACTGGTCATGTTG GGGAATACCTGGCCTTGACTGGTGAAAAACTCAATGGGGTTGATATGCTTGCACTTGGCCTTGCCACACACTATTCAATGAGTGAT CACCTGGATCTGGTTGATGAACGACTTGCAAAATTGGTTACTGATGATCCATCAGTTATTGATAGTTCCCTTGCACAATATGGAGACCTTGTTTATCCAGATAAGACAAGCATTGTACATAG GCTGGCGGTCATAGATAAATGTTTCAGCCATGAGACAGTGGAAGAGATCGTCGATGCATTG GAAAGTGAAGCAGCTCAGTTGAATGAAGAATGGTGTACGTTGGCACTGAAAAGATTGAAAGAGGCCTCCCCACTTGCTTTGAAAGTATCACTACGATCG ATACGTGAAGGTAGATATCAGACACTTGATGAATGCCTTGTGCGTGAATACCGCATGTCTGTCAATGGCATTTCAAAGCCATTGTATCATGATTTTTGTGAG GGTGTGAGAGCGCGGCTGGTTGACAAGGATTTGACCCCAAAG TGGGATCCTCCTGCACTCGagtttgtttctgaggacatggtaGATTCTTACTTTGCCCCGCTAGGAGAATTCGAGCCTGAGCTGAAGCTGCCTACAGAAcagcgagaggcattcatatag
- the LOC123438401 gene encoding probable trehalose-phosphate phosphatase 2, with protein sequence MDLKTSHNSPVFVDPLPSLALPMTYTTPTSFPSSGLYLNTPKKKPLPSKIEEVRAAGWLDLMLASSPPRKRQSKDFLPHDVQADDLDLRYRNWMVNYPSALGSFEAITELARGKRLALFLDYDGTLSPIVDNPANAVMSDEMRAAVRHVASLFPTAIISGRSRDKVFDFVKLTELYYAGSHGMDIMGPIRKSESNGHHVECVRSTDSEGKEVNLFQPASEFLPMIAEVFENLSESIKDIDGARMEDNKFCVSVHYRNVAPHDYETVHQRVTAVLKDYPCLRLTHGRKVLEVRPVIDWNKGKAVEFLLESLGLSESDGVLPIYVGDDKTDEDAFKVLKANNHGFGILVSSVPKDSDAFYSLRDPSEVMEFLKTLAAWKEGSS encoded by the exons ATGGACTTGAAGACAAGCCACAACTCTCCTGTTTTTGTTGATCCTCTCCCTTCACTAGCCTTGCCTATGACGTACACAACACCTACTAGCTTCCCATCTTCTGGGCTTTACCTGAACACCCCAAAGAAGAAACCTCTTCCCAGCAAGATTGAAGAGGTTCGTGCTGCCGGATGGCTTGATCTGATGCTTGCCTCATCACCTCCTCGTAAGAGGCAAAGCAAGGACTTCTTGCCCCATGATGTTCAAGCTGATGATCTTGATTTGCGATATCGTAATTGGATG GTGAATTATCCTTCTGCTTTAGGCTCCTTTGAGGCAATTACTGAGCTTGCCCGCGGTAAAAGATTGGCATTGTTTCTTGATTACGATGGAACTCTTTCGCCTATTGTGGACAATCCTGCAAATGCAGTAATGTCTGATGAG ATGCGTGCTGCTGTGAGGCATGTCGCATCACTTTTCCCGACTGCAATCATTAGCGGAAGATCTCGTGACAAG GTATTTGACTTTGTGAAACTAACTGAACTGTACTATGCTGGAAGCCATGGAATGGACATCATGGGGCCTATTAGGAAGTCTGAGTCCAATGGCCACCATGTGGAATGTGTTAGGTCCACTGATTCAGAG GGTAAAGaggtcaatctcttccaacctgcaAGTGAGTTTTTACCTATGATAGCTGAG GTGTTTGAAAATCTTAGCGAGAGTATAAAGGACATCGATGGTGCAAGGATGGAAGATAACAAGTTCTGCGTGTCTGTGCATTACCGGAACGTTGCACCACAT GACTACGAAACAGTTCATCAGCGTGTAACTGCTGTTCTGAAGGACTACCCTTGTCTTAGGCTTACCCATGGGAGGAAG GTTCTTGAAGTTCGCCCTGTCATTGACTGGAACAAGGGGAAAGCTGTGGAATTTTTGCTTGAATCACTTGGACTAAGCGAGAGTGACGGTGTTCTTCCCATCTATGTTGGGGATGACAAGACTGACGAAGATGCATTCAAG GTTCTGAAGGCAAACAACCATGGCTTTGGAATTCTGGTTTCATCTGTGCCCAAGGACAGTGATGCCTTCTACTCCCTGAGGGATCCATCTGAG gTTATGGAATTCCTGAAGACACTGGCAGCATGGAAGGAGGGTTCCAGCTga